Proteins co-encoded in one Garra rufa chromosome 7, GarRuf1.0, whole genome shotgun sequence genomic window:
- the LOC141338914 gene encoding uncharacterized protein, translating to MKRAFILVLFPLFAIGVSGEAVSVKEGDSVTLHTDVTEIQTDDEIEWRFNSTRIARVTRNAAIYDNVVGFRDRLQLDIQTGDLKITNFSITNSGLYKFEINSPRGSSEKTFSVSGVSGTGVKPVSVLVGDSVTLHSGVSELQRDDVMRWRFEHQNTFVAQINRKAGIFSTSDGPDGRFRHRLQLEYRTGSLTIRNIGTRHSGLYEVDIRSGSSRYSTHKPFTVTVSDAVKSLSVTRGGFVSLQTFTEIQNDDLLLWMFGDIVIAEIHKADQQFFIFDDPDLKFRDRLELDHQTGSLNITHTRTTDSGLYELKISSSRRTINRRYIVTVTGLSPGATAGIVVGVGVILVAAAAVVAAVMKRHQRRRISELERQIGKYNTNYKSDYH from the exons ATGAAGAGAGCATTTATACTCGTTCTATTCCCACTATTCGCGATCG GTGTGTCTGGTGAGGCCGTGTCAGTGAAggagggagattcagtcactCTACACACTGACGTTACTGAAATACAGACGGATGATGAAATTGAATGGAGGTTTAACAGCACTCGCATAGCTAGAGTGACTAGAAACGCCGCTATATATGATAATGTTGTGGGTTTCAGAGACAGACTCCAGCTGGACATTCAGACTGGAGATCTCAAGATCACAAACTTCAGCATCACAAACTCTGGACTTTATAAGTTTGAGATAAACAGCCCTAGAGGGTCCTCAGAGAAGACATTCAGTGTCAGTG GTGTGAGTGGTACTGGAGTGAAGCCAGTGTCGGTGCTGGTGGGAGATTCAGTCACTCTACACTCTGGTGTCTCTGAACTACAAAGAGATGATGTGATGCGATGGAGGTTTGAACATCAAAACACTTTTGTAGCTCAAATCAATAGAAAGGCTGGAATCTTCAGCACATCTGATGGtcctgatgggagattcagaCACAGACTACAGCTGGAGTATcggactggatctctgaccatcaggAACATTGGAACCAGACACTCTGGACTTTATGAAGTTGATATCAGGAGTGGAAGCAGCAGATACAGCACACACAAGCCATTCACTGTGACTGTCAGCG ATGCAGTGAAGTCACTGTCGGTGACTAGGGGAGGTTTTGTTTCTCTACAGACATTTACAGAAATACAGAACGATGATTTGCTACTTTGGATGTTTGGAGACATTGTCATAGCTGAAATCCATAAAGCAGACCAACAATTCTTCATATTTGATGACCCTGATCTGAAATTCAGAGACAGACTGGAGCTGGAtcatcagactggatctctgaaCATCACACACACcagaaccacagactctggacttTATGAACTGAAGATCAGCAGCAGCAGACGCACCATAAACAGGAGATATATTGTTACTGTCACTG GTCTGTCTCCAGGTGCTACAGCAGGGATTGTTGTTGGTGTTGGTGTTATTCTGGTGGCTGCAGCTGCTGTTGTAGCCGCTGTTATGAAGCGCCATCAACGCCGCAGGATCTCTGAACTAGAAAGGCAAATAGGTAAGTATAACACAAACTATAAGTCTGATTACCATTAA
- the LOC141339038 gene encoding uncharacterized protein, with amino-acid sequence MKERHQCVFGDTDAVKSVSVTEGDSITLNISLTEIQKADQILWYFGTNKSLIAKINQETGNSYTSDGRFTNRLKLDNQTGSLTITNFRTTDSGLYEVSIKNSSSEAKFRFTVTVYAPLPVPVISSNSTQNSSSGSSSCSLLCSVVNVSHVTLSWFKGNRLVSSINVSDLSISLSLPLDIECLDDSYSCVVAYSFTNQTTHLNNTQLCQPCPDCTLCCHIAEAVTRLVISAVVGVATVFIMVYEITSRKGEKK; translated from the exons ATGAAAGAGCGACATCAAT GTGTGTTTGGTGATACAGATGCAGTGAAGTCAGTGTCAGTGACTGAAGGAGATTCTATCACTCTAAACATTAGTCTCACAGAAATACAGAAGGCTGATCAGATACTGTGGTACTTTGGAACCAACAAGTCACTCATAGCTAAAATCAATCAAGAGACGGGGAACTCATACACATCTGATGGAAGATTCACaaacagactgaagctggacaatcagactggatctctgacaATCACAAACTTCAGAACCACAGACTCCGGACTTTATGAAGTGTCCATCAAAAACAGCAGTTCAGAGGCGAAATTCAGATTCACTGTTACTGTCTATG CTCCTCTGCCTGTTCCTGTCATCAGCAGTAACTCCACACAAAACTCATCATCAGGATCATCATCATGTTCATTGttgtgttcagtggtgaatgtgagtcatgtgactctctcctggttcAAAGGAAACCGTTTAGTGTCCAGCATCAatgtgtctgatctcagcatcagtctctctctacctctggatATTGAGTGTCTGGATGATTCCTACAGCTGCGTTGTGGCTTATTCATTCACCAACCAGACCACACATCTCAACAACACTCAACTCTGTCAACCATGTCCAG ATTGCACATTGTGTTGTCATATTGCTGAAGCTGTAACTCGATTGGTCATCTCTGCTGTGGTGGGCGTGGCTACTGTTTTTATCATGGTGTATGAGATCACATCCAGAAAAGGGGAAAAGAAGTGA